The DNA window ATTTTGCACAACCCGCCCGTTAGGTTATTTCTCGGAGCGGCCAAAGAGCCAAACAGGGTGCGGGGGGCAGTGGACGGGCGGCACGGCAAACGGACCGGCAACCTAACTCTACTTTTACCGCCGGTTTCAAATCGTGTCAAGTAATTCACCCATTTACACTCCTTTTTTTTGTGCCCCAAATTCCAATGCGAAACGTCAAGTCGCATCTTATACGGACGGTCCTTCGCCGCCATTGACCACGGCAGACGTGGAATCCGTTTGGAAGGGGAAGCGCCGGCCCTCGACCAGTTTGTTTACGAAAGGAGGCGAAGGCCGGCGCAAGAGTAGGACGCTCGTCGACGGGTTCGCCAAGCAACGGACGTTTACGCAGATCTTGTTCCCAATTGGGAGTGGCTGGTTTTAAATCCACACATTCGGTTTGACCGGGGGGCCGGGAAacttttgacggagagagccataaacaattcctattttcaaatgttattccttgggaAGCATACTCGGAAGAAGATGACGGCCCGAGTGACAAAAGCCAggcaagaaaaaagaaagggaaaccATGGTTGGGCTGGCTCCACTTTTTCTGGGCCAAACGTCAAGCGGTGACCTTTGTGGCCGGCCGTGTTTGCGGGTAAACACCAGAGCTCGGCCGCACCGTCAACACGAGTCGGCGGGTGGCGTGAGGCGGCCCCGGATTGGCCGCCCGCCTTCCGCTCGGCAACTAAAAGGAGCCGCTCGCCGCTGAGCGTGTGGAAGGTGTCAACAGGTTCAAAACATCAATATTGAACCTGTTCCCTTCACGCTGATGACAGTATACACAAGGTCGTCGAGTGGGGGGGGAGTCGCTCCGGTCGCTCCCTCCGGGCTGGACGAGCGCTGATCGCCGAGAGCTGGACCGGATGTCTCGGTTAAGCAGTTACACCAAGGGAGTTTGAATGCAGTCGCTTGCGCACTAGCGTCACTGTATGCTAAAAGTCAAATGGCTAGCGGTAGCGTTACCGTGTGTTAAATGTCAAACCGTTAGGGCTAGCGTCAGCATGTACTAAATGTCGGGACGGCTCCTTTCCGTCGCTAGGCGCCCCTTCCCTCCGAGACCTCCCGCGATCTAGTTTACGCCGTCCTGGCTTTTTATAGGCGGCCTCGCTCGGGGAGCGGGCCCACATCGTGCCTCGGCACGTTCAATTCCCGAGCGGAGCGTCATCGGGTAGAGCGAGGGCGGGGCCGGTGATAATGCCTCGTAATCTGCCATAAATGAGAAAGTCACGGACGGGGCCCTTGTTACGTAAGCGGGGCAAGCTGCCCGGCCGAGGATCAGAATTATTTTGCGTCTTTGCGCACGTCACTCGTCGTCGCATCGAAGCCGTCCGTACGCAATATCGCCATcgaaacacatccaatccatcaGATCGTCACAGTTACGGTGGCCTTTTATCACGAAGGAAGCCACAAAGAGCATTCGACTTGGCCGCGGCGTTCGAATTTTCCAGAAATGAACGGGCCGGGCGCCAAGTTCAGCTGGCTGTCCAGCTTCAGGGAAAAGGCTCTGTGGCAACACGGTCATCCGGCTGAACAGAGGATGGTGCGCTAGCGGCACCACTTTCCCAAAAGGAAGGTGTCGGAGGGCGCGAGGCGCTCTCGCTCCCGGCCCGAAAGGAGGGGCGGACGGAGCCTTCCGATGCGATGCGCCAGCGGCTGACGCTCTTTCCGTTTGCACTTTGCAGATTCGGCGCAGGAGACCGACGCCCGCCACGCTCTTCAGAGTATCTGACCACGGTTCGCCCGAGGACGAGCAGCCCGGCCATCAGGTAAAGAGCCGCTTTGGCCGCAGCATTTCCTCGCATGGCGCCGTGATCCACCGCACCGCAATGCCACCGCACCGCAATGCCACCGCACCGCAATGCCACCTGTCCCTCCGCGGGCTGAAAAAGGGGCCTTTGGAAGGAGTCTGTTACTGGTtgccattcattttggccgttGGACTCTACCGTTGAAGAGCAAATAGCTCCATATTCATTCAACTATGGCCCAAGGGTGTCAAAGCCATTCTacagagggccgcagtgggtcctagTCTTTGTTcgaaccgatccagtgccgacagtttaaccaatgaggtgttTTGTAAAATtagaagcacctgactttaatcaactgattacgcttgcaaaaggtatcctcttatTCAGTTGGACTGAGAGCTGAcatccactgcggccctttgagaaCTGCTTTGACCCCCCTGATTCTATGCTACCACTCTTTTCCCCCCGTGATGTATTATTAGCGTCATTCATAGGTGGAGTGGCTTCGCATATCGCAAAGTATCACTTGCAAGCACTCCGCCTATCCTTTATAGGTTAAGGCAGCGGTCCCCAATTGGTACCGATCCGCGTGCCACTTGGTGCCGCTCGCttcgtcagagaaataaatatgaaCCTTTCCAATCTGGCCCCGCTgcctgaaatgagaaaagtcctTATGATTATTGCTATCACGCTTTGGACCTGGTTTGCCGTCGTGGACACGGTCCGTACACCAACACAAGCAAAAACgcttttgtcttaagttatcGCCCTACCCATACGTCGGTCCGCCAGAAAACAGGAAGAGTCtgcggggggagggggggggaaaggttggggaccgcctGCTTGGGTTAGCCCAATCAAGGTGGGAAATCCATGCAATTCCTTTCTTCTATTTTGGGAGAAGTTAATTGATGGATTGGAAATGTACGTCAATGGACGCCATTGATTGATGCAAACGCCAACTACCAACTGTCTCTCTGGGCTAAACTCTAATGTCTCCTTGTGGCGCAGTGGATGGTGGGTGACAACGGTGTCCTCAGGCCAAAGCGAGGCAATCCTCACCTGTACCAGCCTCCATCACTTAAAGGTCAGAaatgtgctgtgtgtgtgtgtgtgtgtgtgtgtgtgtgtgcgcgtgtgcacTCACGCACCTTTGTGCGTGCCTCAACCTCGTGTCCTTTCACCTGTTGTTCCTGACCGACACGCCTCCCGACGAGGCCTTCAGCGGCCCGGCCTGGCCCGGCCCGGCCTGGCGTGGGTACGCTATACATACACTAGAGATTTTCAATTGAAAGGACTGGGCGTGCACCCCGGCCTGGCGCAGGTACACTTGGGATTTTCATTTTGCCAGAAGTGGCTCGCTGCCACTTTGCATCTCTCCGTGAGCTCAAAGGCTCCCGAGGTCAGCATTTTCACTCCGTCCTTTGAGTTGATGAATGGAAACGCCGGCAAATCGGGTGTCGGTTACAATTGCAATGCTGCAAGTTTGTCCCGTAGCCTGCCTTTGGTCTATCTTTTTTAACGGCGGAGCACCATTGTTTTTGGACCAAACGTGACAGCGGAGGGTTTCTGTTGCTGCCGTGGGAAAGAGAGGGAGATTAAAGCACAGCTGTGAGTGTGGATCACCCAGGATTACTGTCAGTTGTGTGTACAGCTGTGTgctacacacgcacgcacgcgcgtgCGTGCGCACAGGCACTGCAAGTGCAGCCCTTAACACTTGTGCGCTCCGTATGTTGGAGCGCGTTCCCATCTTCTACGACCGGCACGTGTCTCGCGGCCACGTCGCCTCCCTTGAGAGCGCGCGGCCCAGCTTACGTAATAGGGCTCCTACCGGACGGAATAGGCCACCCCATGCGAAGGGGGGAGGGGGATTGGCTTACCAAGAGAAAGAGAGGTCTTGATGCCAGAGACACAGACGTCATTGGGGGCGGAAAAGAAATATATCTGAAGAGTGAGTAGCAAAAGTACTTCAGGACAAAACGCTGTGACATTTGTAATGGGAAAACTGAAGCCTGCTCTAAACAAAAGCCAGTGCCCCCACCCTCACTTATCCTTGTGTGCCCTCATCtccctttgtgtgtgtttgtgtgtgtgtgtgtgtgtgtatacccGTGTGCGTAGCCGTGCAGAAGATGGCCGAAGCGCACATGCAGAACCTGGGCGTTTGCCCTCCTCTGGAGGACCCTCGCGAGGGCGAGGAGGACCACCTCTGGGAAAGAACTGCCGGTGAGGCGGGGTGATGGTGGGGGGTGGCAGGGGGGGGCGTGCAAGGAATTGAGGGTAGGAGGTAGTTGGAAGGAGGGATGGTCGCCTTACCTCGTTCACCTTCTTCTTACTTTCTACACCGCCGCCTAGTTTTTACTGTGCACCTCAATGACtctgcttgtctttttttttccattcgaaGCGAGCGACGAACGGCCGGAAGCGGCCGGCGAAGCCCAAGAGAGCCGCGGCGAGCATCCGGGAGCGACCGGCGGAGCCCAAGAGAGCGGCGGCGAGCGGCCGGAGGCGGCCGCCGGAGCCCAAGAGACCCGTGGAGAGCGGGCGGACTGGGAAGTTGCGAGAGAGGGCCGAGCGACAGAGGAGAGCCGCTCGCTAGGGAGTAAATGAGTAGTCTattcctccatcatcatcacttcacttattgcgaattcacttctttgtgatttttttctgctattaaacgctgaaacttgtaagcggaagccactcccctgtcttccgcttgctactagaactccgcactgaaaaaaaaggtcgttataataagggtgaccctactttgccatGTTTCGatgatcacggccatgtctggtctacatgaatggcgatattcgagggattactttaaAGCCCAGCCAAACATTTCATTCCATCCATCTTTTTTCAATGTTGAGAACAAACCAAATGCGCGAGATGCGAGTATCTAGTTGTCGAGGATTTCTTTTACAGCTTTAAAGGGTGAAGCTATCGCCGGCATTTTCCACCCAACTACGATGAGCTTTTCCGCGCCAAGCGACAGGTTTGCAAATCAACAAAACGGCACGCACGGGACTCGCCACCGTGACCGTTTGGCCCGCCATTCCACAACACAGATCTCTTGCCCACGCAAGCAACATCCTTTGGACAAACACGGTTTTCCCGCCTCTCGACCATCTCCTCGGCTCTCCTTCCGTCTTGGGTCCGAGGGATGCCGGCGCGGACCCATTTTGATTTGGATTGTTTATGTGGGCTTTTTTAGAAGGGGGATCGCCGACTGTAGTTTGTAGATTGGAATAAAACCCTCGTTCCCGTCTGACCCGTTCTTTGAAATCTCACCGACGAACGGCGAGTTGACCTCCAAGTCGGACCATCGCCGATTTTTACAGACCGGTGACATAAAGACTAGAATCTGGTCCGAGAGTCTTCCTAAATCAACCATCGAGACTCGCGCACCTCCACAACGATGGAAATTGTAGcaaaaatttgaatgaatgtaACGTCGAGGATGGATCCATGGGGTAACGGGAGGAGACGAGCCGACAGAGGGCGCTCGccgcactgaaaaaaaaaggctgggGAATACATATTTGGACGAGTACTACTCATTTGCGTTCATCATGGAAGAGGAAATTGAGAGTGGGTCACAGAGGAAGCACGTCCCAAAGAACGGGGGGCCATGTCATACAAATTGAAACCGGTGGCCAAAGTACCTTAACACTTGACTCGGAGGATGGAGGAAAGTCTATTGGGCCCCAAaatgaatggtaaatatctcCCATTGGCAAAACAGCCATTTGTCTCAGGCAGGGACAGTGGTGGCGGTCACATCATCTTTGTATTTTCAATTTCATCACAAGCGTTAAATAAAGGGCCCGTTTTCTCGTCCCCCTTGAGTCATCATCAACACAGAATTCCCATCGATGAGTTTCCTATCATTTCATCGtgtcgatatatatatatatatatatatatatatatatatatatagatgtgtgtgtatatatgtaatgcatatatatatatatatgtatatatgtatatatatatatgtaaatatatatgtatatatgtatatatatgtatatatgtatatatatatatatatatatatatatatatatatatatatatatatatgtatatatgtatgtatatatatatatatatatatatatatatatatatatatataatgcattTGTAAACAATATGAAAGCGTAACTGTAGTTCAAATGTGTGAGCCGTTTTTTGTTCCGAAGAACCACTACTAAAAGGCATCTTGACAAAACGCCCATTTGACTTGTTTCGTTTTCTTTTCGTGTTCTTTGGGGCGTTTCGGGGTCACGTGATTTACCGTCAGCCGACCAAAAAATGAGGGGACTTGTAGTATTTCCTTGTTACTCTTGCTCTTCGTGAGCTCGCACAGGCTGCTCGGATAAATTGTCACGATGAAGCTGTAAAACCAGTAAGTTAAACCGTCAAATACTGTACTTTACAATGAAGACGCACGCGAGGGGTTTGAATAAGGCTTCGCGCGTGCTATGTTCCACacaaagctagctagctagctagttagcTTGCTAGCCAAGGTAAGGAAAGTGAAGGAAGCTAACTCGAGCGGCTGCTAGGCTTATTAAGAAATGCTCGAGGAGTAACGGGCTCTATCTTTCTCTCGCTTGTATCTGGACAGCTTGAGGAATGAGGGActcgctctctcactcactcactccccccccccccccccccccccctttctctCGCTTGTATTTGGACAGTCGAGAGTGCGTTCGCTTTCTCGCTTAGCCGACTCGGCGCTGGGAAGCAGACGTTCCTCGAACGCTCGCTCGTTTTGCGAGGAAAAGGCGACCCGTGACGAGGACGGATTTCCAACGTCAACTTGAGAGCGACGACGAATGGCAGGAACATGTTTCCTCAAAGGGACACTTGAAACTCCGAATCAAATGGATTCCCTTTGGACTCTCGTACTAGTAAACAAATGCTCCGGAAATCAGGGGTAGTACggatttgatttgaaaagttTGCACGAAATCGCTTTAGGAATGGTCAGAGTACAAATGATATCATACTATCGACTTTCCCGACCGTTTTAATTTGGTGCCAGGGTTTCCCCCAAGAAAAGTGGCCAAGCCCGGTGGCAGTGAAGCCCAAAAGCACGGCGGCCCGTGCCAAGAAGTTGTTGAGTGCCACAGCAGAGAGGTGGCACGGGGTTcttcgcatattgaccgccaaGAGCCGCCTTGAAACAACTTTTGATCTAGGCTGCACGCATTCTTTTGCGGGCATTAGCTTAGCCGTCGAGGGCAAGAAAAAGCGGTAGGCCCGCCGGGCTTAGAAAACGCCGGGGCCACTTCCCATAGTCCATTGAACGAAAGCT is part of the Stigmatopora argus isolate UIUO_Sarg chromosome 14, RoL_Sarg_1.0, whole genome shotgun sequence genome and encodes:
- the ppp1r1b gene encoding protein phosphatase 1 regulatory subunit 1B isoform X1 — its product is MEPSASAEAEPKERRKIQFAVPASAAPNLDPRQVEMIRRRRPTPATLFRVSDHGSPEDEQPGHQWMVGDNGVLRPKRGNPHLYQPPSLKAVQKMAEAHMQNLGVCPPLEDPREGEEDHLWERTAASDERPEAAGEAQESRGEHPGATGGAQESGGERPEAAAGAQETRGERADWEVAREGRATEESRSLGSK
- the ppp1r1b gene encoding protein phosphatase 1 regulatory subunit 1B isoform X2 — protein: MEPSASAEAEPKERRKIQFAVPASAAPNLDPRQVEMIRRRRPTPATLFRVSDHGSPEDEQPGHQWMVGDNGVLRPKRGNPHLYQPPSLKASDERPEAAGEAQESRGEHPGATGGAQESGGERPEAAAGAQETRGERADWEVAREGRATEESRSLGSK